From a region of the Nonlabens dokdonensis DSW-6 genome:
- a CDS encoding HlyD family secretion protein, whose translation MLNISNNPMVDSLSLNNFKAGRRVHKRKHYKLFNRFLGGFAIFAFILLFFPWTQNINGKGFVTTLTPAQRPLTLQSPIAGQIEEWYVREGDRVKLGDTILRISEVKSEYMDPNIVARTGQQIDAKSASVQSYREKIKALDGQIGALNQERELKLDMARNKYKQAEMKIIQDSTALIAAINDQLIAQKQYVRTDSLLKFGIKSPAEVEDKSLKAQSTLAKRAEKEQKLLQSKNELINAEIEVNRIRQEYAEKIQKARSDQFTAQSSQLGVEAEVSKLETDRTNYQIRNDLYFVTAPQDGYLNKAIKAGKGETFKEGEPLINIMPLNYDLAVETFVDPIDLPLIHVGEKVRVQFDGWPAIIFSGWPNASYGTYGAEVIAVETFITEGKGKYRILLAPDEEDNKWPDALRPGSGAYTIALLEDVPIWYEIWRQLNGFPPNYYTPETSKKGNNDKK comes from the coding sequence ATGCTTAATATTTCTAACAACCCTATGGTAGATTCCTTGAGTTTAAATAACTTTAAGGCAGGTAGACGTGTGCATAAAAGAAAGCACTATAAGTTGTTTAATCGTTTTTTAGGAGGTTTTGCCATTTTTGCTTTCATACTTTTGTTCTTTCCATGGACTCAAAACATCAACGGCAAAGGCTTTGTAACAACGCTTACACCAGCACAAAGACCTCTCACTTTGCAATCTCCTATTGCAGGCCAGATAGAAGAGTGGTACGTTAGAGAAGGTGATCGTGTAAAACTAGGCGATACGATTCTAAGAATTAGCGAGGTGAAAAGTGAATATATGGATCCAAATATTGTTGCTCGTACAGGTCAACAAATTGATGCAAAGTCAGCTAGCGTGCAGTCTTATCGAGAAAAAATAAAAGCTTTAGATGGACAAATAGGAGCGCTGAATCAGGAAAGAGAGCTTAAGTTAGACATGGCAAGAAACAAGTACAAACAAGCCGAAATGAAGATCATTCAGGACAGTACAGCCTTAATCGCAGCTATAAATGATCAATTGATTGCTCAGAAACAATACGTACGAACTGATAGCCTTCTTAAATTTGGAATCAAATCTCCGGCAGAAGTAGAAGATAAAAGCTTAAAAGCACAATCGACACTTGCAAAAAGAGCTGAAAAAGAGCAAAAGCTTTTACAAAGTAAAAATGAATTGATCAATGCAGAAATTGAGGTGAATAGAATCAGACAAGAATATGCTGAGAAAATTCAAAAAGCTCGTAGCGATCAATTTACAGCTCAATCCAGCCAGTTAGGTGTTGAGGCTGAGGTGAGTAAATTAGAAACCGATAGAACTAATTATCAAATTAGGAATGACCTTTACTTTGTAACTGCTCCTCAAGATGGTTATCTTAACAAAGCCATTAAAGCAGGTAAAGGAGAAACCTTTAAAGAAGGTGAACCTCTCATTAATATCATGCCGCTCAATTATGACCTTGCAGTAGAGACATTTGTAGATCCTATCGATTTACCATTGATTCATGTTGGTGAGAAAGTAAGAGTACAATTTGATGGATGGCCAGCGATTATCTTTTCAGGATGGCCTAACGCTTCTTATGGAACTTACGGTGCTGAGGTCATTGCGGTAGAAACTTTTATTACTGAAGGAAAAGGTAAATATCGAATTCTTCTTGCTCCAGATGAGGAAGACAATAAATGGCCAGATGCTCTTCGACCTGGTTCTGGTGCTTATACCATAGCATTGTTGGAAGATGTTCCTATTTGGTATGAAATATGGCGTCAATTAAATGGTTTCCCACCTAATTACTACACTCCAGAAACTTCTAAAAAAGGTAATAATGATAAGAAATAG
- a CDS encoding peptidase domain-containing ABC transporter — MEKNKNILTSWQRLLRMLEADKKDVRQIFYYAIFAGIVGLSLPLGIQAIINLIQGAQISTSWILLVVLVTLGVGFGGVLQIMQIRITENIQQKIFTRASFEFAYRFPKIKMSALQGYYPPELANRFFDTLTIQKSLSKLLVDYPTAILQIIFGLLLLSFYHPFFIIYGVLLVVLAYFLFKYTAEKGLETSLLESKSKYKVAHWLQEIARSLVSFKLSGATSHAVDKNDELVSGYLNYREKHFKILIVQAIQLIGFKVLITAGLLIIGGLLVLSQEMNIGQFVAAELIILIIIGAVEKIISGLESFYDMLTSLEKIAQVVDRELEPQTGEKPFGIEQNFTVELDNITYSVPDRTQPILDEVTLKISETCTILINGANGSGKATLLRLIAGIIEPTNGSIYINNSDLRGLDLNYYRSNLGQSLTEETPFEGTLRDNITFGDESIDDSRIYWALEKVGLNQFLKKLPHGLETTLFPEGKELSYTVSKKIILARSIVRNPKILILKDPLDQFDQDEAKRIMDFLTDPDNGWSLVVVSQNIEWRKRCGRLVTLHNGKLILDQ, encoded by the coding sequence ATGGAAAAAAATAAAAATATCCTTACTTCATGGCAACGATTGCTTCGTATGCTTGAGGCTGATAAAAAAGACGTTAGACAAATATTTTATTACGCCATATTTGCGGGAATAGTGGGATTGTCGCTCCCATTAGGAATACAGGCAATTATCAATCTCATTCAAGGCGCTCAAATAAGTACCTCTTGGATTTTACTAGTCGTTCTTGTAACTTTAGGAGTAGGTTTTGGTGGGGTTCTTCAGATCATGCAAATTAGAATTACAGAGAACATTCAGCAGAAAATTTTCACTAGAGCATCGTTTGAATTTGCTTACCGATTTCCTAAGATAAAAATGAGTGCTTTACAAGGGTATTATCCGCCAGAATTAGCAAATCGTTTCTTTGATACACTAACTATTCAAAAAAGTCTTTCCAAATTGCTAGTAGATTATCCTACGGCAATATTGCAAATTATTTTTGGGCTTCTATTGCTTTCTTTTTATCATCCATTCTTTATTATATATGGAGTTTTGTTGGTAGTTCTCGCTTACTTCCTTTTTAAATACACAGCAGAGAAAGGTTTAGAAACAAGTCTTTTAGAGTCTAAAAGTAAATATAAAGTAGCTCACTGGTTGCAAGAGATAGCAAGATCTTTAGTTAGTTTCAAATTATCTGGTGCGACTAGTCATGCGGTCGATAAAAACGACGAGCTGGTTTCTGGATACCTAAATTACCGTGAAAAGCACTTTAAAATTTTAATTGTTCAGGCTATTCAGTTAATTGGTTTTAAAGTACTTATTACGGCAGGACTTCTTATTATAGGAGGATTACTTGTTTTAAGTCAAGAAATGAACATAGGTCAATTTGTAGCTGCAGAGTTGATTATCTTAATCATCATAGGCGCCGTAGAAAAAATTATTTCTGGTCTAGAGTCGTTTTATGATATGTTGACTTCTTTAGAGAAAATTGCTCAAGTAGTCGATAGAGAATTAGAACCTCAAACTGGAGAGAAGCCTTTTGGTATAGAACAAAACTTTACCGTAGAATTAGACAATATAACGTACTCTGTTCCAGATAGAACACAACCTATTCTTGACGAGGTAACTCTAAAAATTTCAGAGACATGTACTATCTTGATAAATGGTGCAAATGGAAGTGGTAAAGCCACTTTATTAAGACTAATTGCTGGGATCATAGAACCTACTAACGGTAGTATTTACATTAATAATTCAGACTTAAGAGGTCTTGACCTTAATTATTATAGATCAAACTTAGGACAATCCTTAACCGAAGAAACTCCTTTTGAGGGAACATTAAGAGATAATATAACATTTGGTGATGAATCGATAGATGACAGCCGCATTTATTGGGCACTTGAAAAAGTCGGTTTAAACCAATTTTTAAAGAAATTGCCTCATGGATTAGAGACTACTTTATTTCCTGAAGGTAAAGAGTTGAGCTATACCGTTTCCAAAAAGATTATTCTAGCAAGAAGCATAGTAAGAAATCCTAAAATTTTAATTTTGAAAGATCCTTTAGATCAATTTGATCAAGATGAAGCAAAAAGAATCATGGACTTTTTAACAGATCCAGATAACGGATGGTCGCTAGTGGTAGTAAGTCAGAATATAGAATGGAGAAAACGTTGCGGTAGATTGGTAACTTTACACAACGGTAAATTAATCTTAGATCAGTAG
- a CDS encoding TetR/AcrR family transcriptional regulator has translation METLLKNLKVEINDKIYVKDPESSDLGKRIVKHSIEMIYELGFEQFTFKKLGNAIKSNESSIYRYFENKHKLLLYLTSWYWSWLEYQLVLQTMVISSPHAKLNKAVEILTQEVTQDSNFSHINEVILNKIVISEYSKSYLTKEVDKENKDGYFVIYKRLVMRLKNLIIAVNSNYKFPSSLSSMIIDGALHQHFLKEHFSGITDCNKKTTPTLYFLDLVEQLIIKNGKK, from the coding sequence ATGGAAACGCTTCTTAAAAACTTAAAAGTCGAGATTAACGATAAAATCTATGTTAAAGATCCGGAGAGTTCTGATCTTGGTAAACGAATCGTTAAGCATAGTATTGAGATGATTTATGAGTTGGGTTTTGAACAATTTACCTTCAAGAAATTAGGTAATGCGATCAAATCAAATGAAAGCTCTATTTATAGATACTTTGAAAATAAGCATAAACTATTACTATATCTCACTTCATGGTACTGGAGCTGGTTAGAATACCAACTTGTACTTCAAACCATGGTTATTTCTTCTCCTCATGCAAAACTCAATAAAGCTGTAGAGATTCTTACTCAAGAAGTTACTCAAGATTCTAATTTTAGCCACATAAATGAAGTAATACTCAATAAAATTGTTATTTCAGAGTATTCAAAATCTTATCTGACTAAAGAAGTAGACAAAGAAAATAAGGATGGTTATTTTGTAATTTACAAAAGGCTAGTCATGAGACTCAAGAATTTGATTATAGCGGTAAATAGCAATTATAAATTTCCTTCTTCATTGAGTAGTATGATTATAGATGGCGCGCTACATCAACATTTTTTGAAGGAGCATTTTTCAGGTATTACAGATTGCAATAAAAAAACAACTCCTACCTTATACTTTTTAGATCTAGTGGAACAACTAATTATCAAAAATGGAAAAAAATAA
- a CDS encoding T9SS type A sorting domain-containing protein gives MKQFLLLVLLLITTAVTAQVTAGPVPDYIVCDDFSNDGFEIFDLTVLNSTALGNQDPAAHTVTYFSSQFDAVNNLNPLIPSNYTNLTNPQLIFIRVSENATGNFDITTSNLIVEAVPLVNSLQTYTYCGSITATGEIQVDLFEVEPILSNGQSNLLFTYFLSQQDAVTNSNPLSTTFIYQANTPVDLFIRVQTTTNCFEVINMVATLTSCNQNPQLINLESCTDQVNNNACFDLNINTLPALGNNSPNTHAVSYHLSQSHADNNTNSIPTTYCTATSQQIFVRVEEIATGNADTTQSFFINVNSIPDTYSFTPITGCDDDGDGFIEWDSSSVLNEVTNVPNNVINFSTEYYLSQLDAENQVNPIGFVGNFVTSSITPTVYVRTTFFPTNCSSVSPLQLVEDVNCIIIGNPNPLEECLQTPNTVACFDLTVNDALILDTNNPTDFTVTYYATNADAMAGTNAIANASSYCLPSSAVAFARLEENATGAFQVRAFDLIVRNSLFDFVTLSDLTECDDNLDGTVVFDLTDFENQLSTVNTLSYHLTLADAQNNANAIATPANFDVATTTGGQRIFVLETVLNDCDIVYAADLIPQGNCNNAYNCSDAQSLCERIGQPFVNVFDGSNAQPGNYYPFSSSTGPRNPTWFYIPIETSGDLTLEVYQNTQPDFMGQDLDIDFAVYGPFTNPTSQCGNLTIADYVDHSFSVVMPEIAEITNAQAGEFYLILTSNFSSQPGFLKVEIGAASTATVNCDGIRMQSFLDANLNGVVDATDPSFPLGVFQWERNSNGNLMQIATPLGSYNIYDVDPTNSYDLAYNVLPAYTGNYTVSPATYTGVTVPNNSGVVNRDFLVTPTASYEDVVTYIVPQEQPRPGFTYTETVYYTNLGTATVPVGQVIFDYDQTVSIVSVSDPNAVVSPTDVTLAYSNLAPFAIGSFDVEMQIPVIPTVSLGDVLTNVATISPVANDLTPANNTNTSTQIIIGSYDPNDKMESRGEFINPSTFTSEDYFYYTIRFENTGTASAINVRIEDTLDAQLDWNTIEMINSSHNYLMERMEDQVVWRFDNIMLPDSTTDPVGANGHVYFKIKPRIGWAEGTVIPNTAEIYFDFNPPIITNTFTSTFRTPLSNPDVEETVFSLTPNPASNHFTVKFSDAIEEGRLTLYDVRGRVTLSRKLTQNSLQIDISELDQGIYLAKLTTGDRSFTTKLIKK, from the coding sequence ATGAAACAATTTTTACTCTTAGTACTTTTACTAATTACCACAGCAGTAACAGCACAAGTTACAGCAGGTCCAGTCCCAGATTACATTGTATGTGATGATTTTTCAAATGATGGATTTGAAATTTTTGACTTAACTGTTTTAAATTCCACAGCTTTAGGAAATCAGGATCCAGCTGCTCATACTGTTACATATTTTTCTTCTCAATTTGATGCGGTAAACAATCTTAATCCATTAATTCCATCAAATTATACAAATTTGACAAATCCGCAATTAATATTTATTCGTGTAAGTGAAAATGCGACAGGAAATTTTGATATTACTACTAGTAATTTAATAGTTGAAGCCGTACCATTAGTTAATAGTTTACAAACTTATACTTATTGTGGTTCTATCACTGCAACTGGAGAAATTCAAGTTGATTTATTTGAAGTAGAACCTATTCTTTCCAATGGACAGAGTAACCTTCTATTTACTTATTTTTTAAGCCAACAAGATGCTGTAACAAATTCAAATCCACTTTCTACAACTTTTATTTATCAAGCAAACACTCCTGTAGATTTATTTATAAGAGTACAGACTACTACTAATTGTTTTGAAGTTATTAATATGGTTGCTACTCTAACAAGTTGTAATCAGAATCCACAATTAATAAACCTAGAATCTTGTACAGATCAAGTTAATAATAATGCTTGCTTTGATTTGAATATTAATACGCTTCCTGCATTGGGAAACAATTCTCCTAACACACATGCAGTAAGTTATCACTTATCACAATCACATGCTGATAATAATACCAATAGTATTCCTACTACTTATTGTACTGCAACTAGTCAGCAAATATTTGTTAGAGTAGAAGAAATAGCAACTGGAAATGCAGACACGACACAATCATTCTTTATTAATGTTAATTCTATTCCAGATACTTATTCTTTTACACCTATCACAGGTTGTGATGATGATGGTGACGGTTTTATAGAATGGGACTCGAGTAGTGTTTTAAATGAGGTCACAAATGTTCCGAATAATGTTATAAATTTTTCTACTGAATATTATTTATCTCAGTTAGATGCTGAAAATCAAGTAAACCCAATAGGTTTTGTAGGTAATTTTGTAACTTCTAGTATTACACCTACTGTTTATGTGAGAACAACTTTTTTCCCTACTAACTGTAGTAGTGTTTCTCCATTACAGCTTGTGGAAGATGTCAATTGTATCATCATAGGTAATCCTAATCCGCTAGAAGAATGCTTGCAAACACCAAATACTGTAGCTTGTTTTGATCTTACAGTAAACGATGCGCTAATTTTAGATACTAATAATCCAACAGATTTTACAGTTACCTATTATGCTACTAATGCCGATGCTATGGCAGGAACAAATGCTATTGCAAATGCTTCTTCTTACTGCTTGCCATCAAGTGCGGTCGCTTTTGCTAGATTAGAAGAAAATGCAACAGGAGCTTTTCAGGTAAGAGCATTTGATTTAATTGTTAGAAATAGTCTTTTTGACTTCGTTACTTTGAGCGATTTAACAGAATGCGATGATAATTTAGATGGAACCGTCGTGTTTGATTTAACTGATTTTGAAAATCAACTTTCAACTGTAAATACACTTTCCTATCACCTTACACTGGCAGATGCCCAGAATAACGCAAATGCTATTGCTACTCCTGCAAACTTTGATGTAGCAACAACAACTGGTGGGCAACGTATTTTTGTATTGGAAACGGTACTCAATGACTGTGATATAGTTTATGCTGCAGATTTGATACCTCAAGGAAATTGCAATAATGCCTATAATTGTTCTGATGCTCAATCACTTTGTGAGCGCATTGGACAACCATTTGTCAATGTTTTTGATGGATCCAATGCGCAGCCTGGCAATTATTATCCTTTTTCATCCAGTACAGGACCTAGAAACCCAACTTGGTTTTACATTCCTATAGAGACATCAGGAGATCTTACTTTGGAAGTTTATCAAAACACGCAACCAGACTTTATGGGGCAAGACTTAGATATTGATTTTGCTGTTTATGGTCCTTTTACTAATCCAACTTCTCAATGTGGTAATTTGACAATAGCAGATTATGTCGATCATAGTTTTTCTGTGGTTATGCCAGAGATAGCTGAAATAACAAACGCTCAAGCAGGAGAGTTTTATTTAATATTGACTTCAAATTTTTCTAGTCAACCAGGGTTTTTAAAAGTAGAGATAGGAGCTGCTAGTACTGCAACGGTAAATTGTGATGGTATAAGAATGCAATCTTTCTTAGATGCCAATCTCAATGGAGTAGTCGATGCGACAGACCCTTCTTTTCCACTTGGAGTTTTTCAATGGGAAAGAAATAGTAATGGAAACCTCATGCAAATAGCAACTCCTTTAGGAAGTTATAATATTTATGATGTTGATCCTACTAATTCTTATGACCTTGCTTATAATGTTTTACCAGCATATACAGGTAATTACACGGTATCGCCAGCTACTTATACTGGAGTGACTGTTCCTAACAATAGTGGTGTAGTGAATAGAGATTTTCTAGTTACTCCTACAGCATCTTATGAAGACGTGGTTACTTATATAGTTCCTCAAGAGCAACCTCGACCAGGATTTACATACACAGAAACGGTTTATTATACAAATCTAGGAACCGCTACCGTTCCTGTAGGGCAAGTAATATTTGACTATGATCAGACGGTAAGTATTGTAAGTGTTTCAGATCCTAATGCTGTTGTGTCACCTACTGACGTGACTCTTGCTTATTCTAACTTAGCACCATTTGCAATAGGATCTTTTGATGTGGAAATGCAAATTCCTGTTATTCCTACAGTGAGTTTAGGTGATGTATTGACAAATGTGGCAACTATTTCCCCAGTTGCAAATGACTTGACACCAGCAAATAATACCAATACTTCTACCCAAATAATCATAGGTAGTTATGATCCTAATGATAAAATGGAATCGAGAGGTGAGTTTATCAACCCATCTACTTTTACTTCTGAGGACTATTTTTATTATACCATTAGATTTGAAAATACTGGAACAGCAAGTGCTATTAATGTACGAATTGAAGACACGCTTGATGCGCAACTCGATTGGAATACTATTGAAATGATCAATAGCAGTCATAATTATTTGATGGAGCGCATGGAAGATCAGGTGGTATGGAGATTTGATAACATCATGCTGCCAGATTCAACTACAGATCCTGTAGGAGCAAACGGTCATGTTTATTTCAAAATCAAACCTAGAATCGGTTGGGCTGAAGGAACGGTAATTCCTAATACTGCTGAGATTTACTTTGATTTTAATCCGCCTATTATTACTAATACTTTCACAAGTACTTTCCGCACGCCGTTGAGTAATCCAGATGTGGAAGAAACTGTTTTCAGTCTTACTCCTAATCCAGCAAGTAACCACTTTACAGTCAAATTTAGTGATGCAATAGAAGAAGGAAGACTCACACTTTACGATGTTAGAGGTCGTGTTACGCTTTCGCGAAAGCTTACTCAAAACAGTCTTCAAATTGATATTTCAGAATTAGATCAAGGTATCTATCTAGCTAAATTAACTACGGGAGATCGATCCTTTACAACTAAATTAATTAAAAAGTAA
- a CDS encoding M24 family metallopeptidase produces MKNSLVELQKAEEKAAQLFREIENRELISAGKSEKQINTEIFLLADELLGIKKYWHKRIVRAGENTLFPYDENPKDLILKEDDILFIDFGPILEDWEADYGRTYVIGNDPHKEQLASDTEKLWHIANNYYKKDPSITGASLYQYCVELAQEYNWEFGGPIAGHLIGHFPHEKLDGEEKTNYIHPENHVPMNTKDSSGNTRHWILEIHLVDKKKKIGAFFEQLAGY; encoded by the coding sequence ATGAAAAACAGTCTCGTAGAACTTCAAAAAGCCGAAGAAAAAGCAGCTCAATTATTTAGAGAAATAGAAAATCGTGAGCTCATTAGTGCAGGTAAATCAGAAAAACAAATCAATACTGAAATCTTTTTACTAGCCGATGAATTATTAGGTATTAAAAAATACTGGCACAAACGCATTGTGAGAGCTGGAGAAAACACCTTATTTCCCTATGATGAAAATCCAAAAGACCTGATTTTAAAAGAAGATGATATTCTGTTTATTGATTTTGGACCTATTCTAGAGGATTGGGAAGCAGATTATGGTAGAACTTATGTCATAGGAAATGATCCCCATAAAGAACAACTTGCTTCAGACACTGAAAAACTATGGCATATAGCAAATAATTATTATAAGAAAGATCCCTCGATAACTGGAGCTAGTTTATACCAGTATTGTGTTGAACTAGCACAAGAATACAACTGGGAATTTGGTGGACCAATTGCTGGACATTTGATCGGGCATTTTCCTCATGAGAAATTAGATGGTGAGGAAAAGACTAATTACATTCATCCAGAAAATCACGTTCCTATGAATACAAAAGATTCGTCAGGAAATACAAGGCACTGGATTCTAGAAATACACTTGGTCGATAAAAAAAAGAAAATCGGAGCTTTTTTTGAGCAACTTGCAGGTTATTAA
- a CDS encoding ATP-dependent Clp protease adaptor ClpS, whose amino-acid sequence MKLSTQEQVLPELELEVLEQKENKIVLFNDEVNTFDHVIDMLVAACDHTPIQAEQCSLIVHYKGKCNVKSGDYNDLEPRCTALLEAGLTAEIQ is encoded by the coding sequence ATGAAGTTGAGCACACAAGAACAAGTACTTCCAGAATTGGAGTTGGAAGTCTTGGAGCAGAAGGAAAATAAAATTGTCCTTTTTAATGACGAAGTAAATACATTTGATCACGTTATCGACATGTTAGTCGCAGCTTGTGATCATACACCTATACAAGCAGAGCAATGTTCTCTGATTGTACATTACAAAGGTAAATGTAATGTGAAATCAGGTGATTATAATGATTTAGAACCGCGTTGTACCGCTTTATTAGAAGCAGGTTTAACAGCAGAGATTCAATAA
- the prmA gene encoding 50S ribosomal protein L11 methyltransferase has translation MENNTTNLLYVEYDFKVVPQQPWNDVLMAQLGEVGFESFIETDHGIKAYILQSQDSDEVLEGVSIMKNDLCDIAFAKADVPPTNWNAEWEKNFDPIIVNDRCEVRAPFHKASGVEYDIVIEPKMSFGTGHHQTTHMMIEHLLKEDLNDLDVLDIGSGTGVLAILAQMRGAKKVDAIDIDTWCYENALENVERNNADKVNVILGGAEQLDGRLYDFIIANINRNILLQDIPVYAKSLKSGGTILFSGFYEEDLVHIQEKCNESSINYDSHLYKDNWIAVKMIKDEL, from the coding sequence ATGGAAAATAATACTACTAATCTTTTATATGTGGAGTACGATTTCAAAGTAGTTCCACAACAACCTTGGAATGATGTGCTTATGGCACAACTGGGTGAGGTAGGTTTTGAAAGCTTTATAGAAACAGATCATGGTATAAAAGCCTATATTTTACAATCTCAAGACAGCGATGAGGTACTGGAAGGTGTAAGTATTATGAAAAATGATCTTTGTGATATCGCTTTCGCGAAAGCGGATGTACCACCAACTAACTGGAACGCAGAATGGGAGAAGAATTTTGATCCCATTATAGTTAACGATCGCTGTGAAGTACGTGCGCCATTTCATAAGGCTAGTGGAGTAGAATATGACATTGTTATTGAACCAAAAATGAGTTTTGGGACAGGACATCATCAAACCACTCATATGATGATAGAACATTTACTCAAGGAAGATTTGAACGATCTAGATGTACTCGATATAGGAAGTGGAACAGGTGTTCTAGCCATTCTTGCACAAATGCGAGGTGCTAAGAAGGTAGACGCAATAGACATAGATACCTGGTGTTATGAAAATGCTTTAGAAAATGTCGAGCGCAACAATGCCGATAAAGTAAATGTTATTCTAGGTGGAGCAGAACAGCTAGATGGGAGATTATATGATTTTATTATTGCAAATATTAATAGAAACATATTGCTTCAAGATATTCCTGTATATGCTAAAAGCTTAAAAAGTGGCGGCACCATATTATTCAGCGGTTTTTATGAGGAAGATCTTGTTCATATTCAAGAGAAGTGTAATGAATCGAGTATTAATTACGACTCACACTTATATAAGGATAATTGGATTGCTGTAAAGATGATAAAGGATGAACTTTAA
- a CDS encoding DUF1287 domain-containing protein — MHFKKIILSLFLITSLSVVGQTGYGIKVATAAEELTKDKVVYNGTYFKIPYPNGDVPKPYGVCTDLVIRTYRKLGIDLQKEVHEDMKAHFSEYPKNWGLKKTDTNIDHRRVPNLRTFFSRNGESLTVSQNAVEYLPGDIVSWKLGNGLTHIGMVSKTKSKDKKRYLMVHNIGAGQVFEDCLFSFKITGHYRYGK, encoded by the coding sequence ATGCATTTTAAGAAAATAATTTTATCTCTCTTTTTAATTACCAGTTTATCTGTCGTAGGACAGACAGGTTATGGCATCAAAGTAGCAACCGCTGCTGAAGAGCTTACAAAAGATAAGGTCGTTTACAACGGTACTTATTTCAAAATACCTTATCCTAACGGAGACGTCCCTAAACCTTATGGTGTTTGTACCGATCTGGTGATAAGAACCTATAGAAAACTAGGCATAGACCTTCAAAAAGAGGTTCATGAAGATATGAAAGCCCATTTTTCTGAATATCCTAAAAATTGGGGCTTAAAAAAGACTGATACTAATATTGATCACAGACGTGTTCCTAATTTGCGTACTTTCTTCAGTAGGAATGGTGAGAGTTTAACAGTGTCTCAAAATGCTGTAGAATACCTGCCAGGAGATATCGTGAGCTGGAAATTGGGCAATGGACTTACTCATATAGGAATGGTTTCTAAAACTAAATCAAAAGACAAAAAACGTTATTTAATGGTTCACAATATAGGTGCAGGACAAGTTTTTGAAGACTGCTTATTTAGCTTTAAAATCACAGGACATTATCGTTATGGAAAATAA
- the tpiA gene encoding triose-phosphate isomerase, with protein sequence MRKNIVAGNWKMNCDLPQTQSLITDLKTGLVKEFNCELMIAPSHPFLYNAFNSTCDTVIEVVSQNVCEAEKGAYTGEISVDMLQSIGIQTVIIGHSERRDTYGETDELLAAKTKAAIDKGMKVIFCCGEHLEERKAGNHFDTVTAQIEKGLFDLTAKEMEKVVVAYEPVWAIGTGETASPEQAQEMHAHLRSFIESKFGKDTAINTSILYGGSVKPANAAEIFAKPDVDGGLVGGASLDAQSFLDIANAF encoded by the coding sequence ATGAGAAAAAATATAGTAGCTGGAAACTGGAAAATGAATTGTGATTTACCGCAAACACAATCTTTAATCACCGATCTTAAAACAGGGTTAGTGAAAGAATTTAATTGTGAATTAATGATCGCGCCATCACATCCGTTTTTATATAACGCTTTTAACAGCACTTGCGATACTGTTATTGAAGTAGTCTCACAAAATGTTTGTGAAGCAGAAAAAGGAGCTTATACAGGTGAGATATCTGTTGATATGTTGCAAAGTATAGGTATACAAACAGTAATTATAGGTCATTCAGAACGTAGAGATACTTATGGCGAGACAGATGAATTACTTGCTGCAAAAACCAAAGCGGCTATCGACAAAGGAATGAAAGTCATATTTTGTTGTGGAGAACATCTAGAAGAACGCAAAGCTGGTAATCACTTTGATACGGTTACTGCACAAATAGAAAAAGGTTTGTTTGATCTTACCGCCAAAGAAATGGAAAAAGTAGTAGTTGCTTATGAGCCTGTATGGGCGATAGGAACTGGAGAAACTGCAAGTCCAGAACAAGCACAAGAAATGCATGCACATTTACGTTCTTTTATAGAATCTAAATTTGGAAAGGATACAGCAATCAATACTAGCATACTTTATGGAGGTAGTGTAAAACCGGCAAATGCTGCAGAGATTTTTGCAAAACCAGACGTAGACGGTGGATTAGTAGGTGGCGCATCACTAGACGCTCAATCTTTCCTTGATATAGCAAATGCATTTTAA